A single window of Eucalyptus grandis isolate ANBG69807.140 chromosome 1, ASM1654582v1, whole genome shotgun sequence DNA harbors:
- the LOC104435881 gene encoding probable serine/threonine-protein kinase PBL17 translates to MKGKRSPPLLGLGFKFMGGCFSSDDERVQGRQYMERIPGNDFSTSPTKSNKVEVSSVKSMSGTPMASKNVKDLRQSPGYSNVDIFTYEEMRLATKQFRPDLILGEGGFGIVYKGTIDENVRPGYPTVQVAIKELNREGFQGDREWLAEVNYLGQLDHPNLVKLIGYCCEDEHRLLVYEYMAGGSLEKHLFRRVGCSLTWSRRMKIALDAAKGLACLHGAERSIIYRDFKTSNILLDADFNAKLSDFGLAKDGPVGDQTHVSTRVMGTYGYAAPEYVMTGHLTARSDVYGFGVVLLEMLIGRRAMDKSKPSREHNLVEWARPLLNNNKKLLRILDPRVEGQYSVKTAIKVANLAYQCLSQNPKGRPLMNHVVEILESFQSKEEYQEQMMIESGRGSVTLFEVSKETEEHRTLKSESERKEVQSRKPAHRGTKSQPPNEVDHNDDSPDLGCNAKSASSRI, encoded by the exons GGAATGATTTCTCCACGTCTCCGACTAAATCGAATAAAGTAGAGGTTAGCAGCGTGAAAAGCATGTCCGGTACGCCAATGGCATCCAAGAATGTTAAAGACCTGCGCCAGAGCCCGGGGTACTCCAATGTCGATATCTTTACGTATGAGGAAATGAGGCTGGCGACGAAGCAATTTCGGCCGGACTTGATTCTCGGTGAAGGTGGGTTTGGAATTGTTTACAAAGGAACCATAGACGAGAATGTCAGGCCAGGTTACCCAACCGTTCAAGTTGCCATCAAGGAGCTAAATCGGGAGGGCTTTCAAGGCGACAGGGAGTGGCTG GCTGAAGTCAACTACTTGGGGCAGCTTGATCACCCAAATCTTGTGAAGCTTATTGGATACTGCTGCGAAGATGAGCATAGGCTGTTGGTCTATGAATACATGGCGGGGGGGAGTCTTGAGAAACATCTTTTTCGAA GAGTTGGTTGCTCTCTGACATGGTCGAGACGAATGAAGATAGCTTTAGATGCTGCAAAAGGACTGGCTTGTCTCCATGGTGCAGAAAGATCAATTATATACCGAGATTTCAAGACATCAAATATCTTGCTGGATGCA GACTTTAATGCAAAGCTTTCAGACTTTGGGCTTGCAAAGGATGGACCTGTGGGCGACCAAACTCATGTCTCGACACGTGTAATGGGCACATACGGCTATGCTGCACCAGAGTACGTAATGACTG GTCATTTAACCGCTCGAAGTGATGTTTATGGGTTTGGGGTGGTTCTACTTGAAATGCTTATTGGAAGGAGAGCAATGGACAAGTCAAAACCTAGTCGAGAGCATAACCTGGTAGAGTGGGCCCGACCTCTGCTGAATAATAATAAGAAGCTTCTTAGGATCTTGGACCCCAGAGTGGAAGGACAGTACTCAGTTAAAACTGCTATAAAGGTGGCCAATTTGGCGTATCAATGCCTTAGCCAAAATCCAAAGGGAAGACCCTTAATGAACCATGTTGTTGAAATACTAGAAAGTTTTCAGTCAAAGGAAGAATACCAGGAACAAATGATGATTGAGAGTGGACGTGGGAGTGTTACTCTTTTTGAGGTTTCAAAGGAGACTGAGGAGCATAGGACCCTGAAATCAGAAAGTGAAAGGAAGGAGGTGCAGAGTAGAAAACCAGCTCATCGAGGGACCAAGAGTCAACCTCCAAATGAGGTTGACCATAATGATGATTCTCCGGATTTGGGGTGTAATGCGAAATCAGCTTCTAGCAGAATTTGA